In one window of Corallococcus macrosporus DNA:
- a CDS encoding discoidin domain-containing protein codes for MRRLSLASLLFVSPSVLAAAPAAPGYAQAEAWVEKEARPDHYAPLNLLDGRDTTAWCAEGEKPAHVFIGFKEPVTLDEVRVYTGDGTSRDAFKANGRVRKFTLTSVDASRSVTVQDKRGLQAVPLSQPLFGARFILEVADRFPGAKDDAPVCLTDVVLYSGGKPLNGPALATRYKYDARVAPLVGTWFGGHEGAPERFLSFFLDGTWRFSLEPLETPEPTTVVSGTYTVSGNRVTLDIPKKGKVTARFERTPAGEGPKAAAALSLDGTLPEEWGSDFRSLP; via the coding sequence ATGCGACGCCTGTCCCTGGCCTCCCTGCTCTTCGTGTCCCCGTCCGTCCTCGCCGCCGCGCCCGCCGCGCCCGGCTATGCCCAGGCGGAGGCCTGGGTGGAGAAGGAGGCGCGCCCGGACCACTACGCCCCCCTCAACCTGCTGGACGGCCGGGACACCACCGCCTGGTGCGCGGAAGGGGAGAAGCCCGCCCACGTCTTCATCGGCTTCAAGGAGCCCGTCACCCTGGACGAGGTGCGCGTCTACACGGGCGACGGCACGTCCCGTGACGCGTTCAAGGCCAACGGCCGCGTGCGCAAGTTCACCCTCACCAGCGTGGACGCGTCCCGCAGCGTCACCGTGCAGGACAAGCGCGGCCTGCAGGCCGTGCCCCTGTCCCAGCCGCTCTTTGGCGCGCGCTTCATCCTGGAGGTGGCGGACCGCTTCCCCGGCGCGAAGGACGACGCCCCGGTGTGCCTCACGGACGTCGTCCTCTACTCGGGCGGCAAGCCCCTCAACGGGCCCGCGCTCGCCACCCGGTACAAGTACGACGCGCGCGTGGCGCCGCTCGTGGGCACCTGGTTCGGCGGCCACGAGGGGGCGCCGGAGCGCTTCCTCTCCTTCTTCTTGGACGGCACCTGGCGCTTCTCCCTGGAGCCCCTGGAGACGCCCGAGCCCACCACCGTCGTCAGCGGCACCTACACCGTGTCCGGCAACCGTGTGACGCTGGACATCCCCAAGAAGGGGAAGGTGACGGCCCGCTTCGAGCGGACCCCGGCCGGCGAGGGGCCGAAGGCGGCCGCCGCGCTGTCGCTGGACGGGACGCTCCCCGAGGAGTGGGGGAGCGATTTCCGCAGCCTGCCGTGA
- a CDS encoding zf-TFIIB domain-containing protein, which produces MNCPGCNAEMTDLEGDHETLRECKECGGLWIDVADLNRILLHNNLPGLEGQGGKMDADALTGQCPDCQVDLVRYVGGDRHHPLQFDTCESCGGIFLESEFADATDTAAAEKKIIEFFRAFSGKQKAKAAI; this is translated from the coding sequence ATGAATTGCCCCGGTTGCAACGCCGAAATGACTGATCTCGAAGGAGATCACGAGACGTTGCGGGAATGTAAAGAGTGCGGCGGCTTGTGGATTGATGTCGCGGATCTGAACCGGATCCTCCTCCACAACAACCTCCCCGGCCTGGAGGGCCAGGGCGGCAAGATGGACGCCGACGCGCTGACGGGCCAGTGCCCCGACTGCCAGGTGGACCTCGTCCGCTACGTCGGAGGCGACCGGCATCACCCCCTGCAGTTCGACACCTGCGAGTCGTGCGGGGGCATCTTCCTGGAATCGGAGTTCGCGGACGCCACCGACACCGCGGCCGCGGAGAAGAAGATCATCGAGTTCTTCCGCGCCTTCAGTGGCAAGCAGAAGGCCAAGGCCGCCATCTAG
- the murA gene encoding UDP-N-acetylglucosamine 1-carboxyvinyltransferase gives MDKIVLKGGTALHGEVEVSGAKNAALPILASALLADGTTTFRNVPDLADVATMLEVLRTMGCEAERLTGKKADTCEISIEGDITPEAPYELVKTMRASVLVLGPLVARFGRARVSMPGGCAIGARPIDQHLKGLKALGADIHLTEGYVEARAKQLKGGMVNFDVITVTGTENVMMAAVLAKGRTVMENCAREPEVEELARVLNKMGAKVEGAGTSVITIEGVEALHPVEHAILPDRIEAGTLLVAAAISGGNVLVKHARPEHLDAVMDKLREAGCTLTVEDGGIRCKAPRSLKAVNITTTEHPGFPTDMQAQLMALMTVSHGTSVISENIFENRFMHVPELHRLGADITIQGHTAVVKGVKVLSGAPVMATDLRASASLILAGLRADGHTEVSRVYHLDRGYERLERKLRGLGADIRRVKERA, from the coding sequence ATGGACAAGATCGTCTTGAAGGGTGGCACCGCGCTGCACGGCGAGGTGGAGGTGTCCGGCGCGAAGAACGCGGCGCTGCCCATCCTGGCCTCCGCGCTGCTGGCGGACGGCACCACCACCTTCCGCAACGTGCCGGACCTGGCGGACGTGGCCACGATGCTGGAGGTGCTGCGCACCATGGGCTGCGAGGCCGAGCGGCTCACCGGCAAGAAGGCGGACACGTGTGAAATCAGCATCGAAGGGGACATCACCCCGGAGGCCCCCTACGAGCTGGTGAAGACCATGCGCGCCAGCGTCCTGGTGCTGGGGCCGCTGGTGGCGCGCTTCGGCCGCGCGCGCGTGTCCATGCCTGGCGGGTGCGCCATTGGCGCGCGTCCCATCGACCAGCACCTGAAGGGCCTGAAGGCGCTGGGCGCGGACATCCACCTGACCGAAGGCTACGTGGAGGCCCGGGCGAAGCAGCTCAAGGGCGGCATGGTGAACTTCGACGTCATCACCGTCACCGGCACGGAGAACGTGATGATGGCGGCGGTGCTCGCGAAGGGCCGCACGGTGATGGAGAACTGCGCGCGCGAGCCGGAGGTGGAGGAGCTGGCGCGCGTGCTCAACAAGATGGGCGCGAAGGTGGAGGGGGCGGGCACGTCCGTCATCACCATCGAGGGCGTGGAGGCCCTCCACCCGGTGGAGCACGCCATCCTCCCGGACCGGATTGAGGCGGGCACGCTGCTCGTCGCGGCGGCCATCAGCGGGGGCAACGTGCTGGTGAAGCACGCGCGGCCGGAGCACCTGGACGCGGTGATGGACAAGCTGCGCGAGGCGGGCTGCACCCTCACGGTGGAGGACGGCGGCATCCGCTGCAAGGCGCCCCGGTCCCTCAAGGCGGTGAACATCACCACCACGGAGCACCCGGGCTTCCCCACGGACATGCAGGCGCAGTTGATGGCGCTGATGACGGTGAGCCACGGCACGTCCGTCATCTCCGAGAACATCTTCGAGAACCGCTTCATGCACGTGCCGGAGCTGCACCGGCTGGGCGCGGACATCACCATCCAGGGGCACACGGCGGTGGTGAAGGGCGTCAAGGTGCTCAGCGGGGCGCCCGTGATGGCCACCGACCTGCGCGCCAGCGCGTCGCTCATCCTGGCGGGCCTGCGGGCGGACGGCCACACCGAGGTCAGCCGCGTCTACCACCTGGACCGCGGGTACGAGCGGCTGGAGCGCAAGCTGCGGGGCCTGGGAGCGGACATCCGCCGCGTGAAGGAGCGCGCCTGA
- the prmC gene encoding peptide chain release factor N(5)-glutamine methyltransferase, whose protein sequence is MMSDVWTIRRILTWTTGHFEKRGVDAPRLTTEILLAHVLKTGRVRLYVDLDRPLSKDELAAFKALIERRMAGEPTNYLTGTKEFYNRPFKVDARVLIPRPETELLVEAVLHSVPKDGPSRVLDVCTGSGCIAISIAAERPQATVLATDLSKDACALARENAQALGVAERVSVLEGDLFAPLPPGETFRVVVSNPPYIDSGDIAGLSPEVRREPRLALDGGPDGLAALRRVIQGARRVLEPGGLLALEMGETQGSAVLELLRAAGYADARVEKDLERRERMAFGTQPAA, encoded by the coding sequence ATCATGAGCGACGTCTGGACCATCCGTCGCATCCTCACCTGGACGACGGGGCACTTCGAGAAGCGCGGGGTGGACGCCCCGCGGCTCACGACGGAAATCCTGCTCGCGCACGTGCTCAAGACGGGCCGGGTGCGCCTGTACGTGGACCTGGACCGCCCCCTGTCCAAGGACGAGCTGGCCGCCTTCAAGGCGCTCATCGAGCGCAGGATGGCGGGCGAGCCCACGAACTACCTGACGGGCACGAAGGAGTTCTACAACCGCCCGTTCAAGGTGGACGCGCGCGTGCTCATCCCCCGGCCGGAGACGGAGCTGCTGGTGGAGGCGGTGCTGCACTCGGTGCCCAAGGACGGCCCCAGCCGCGTGCTGGACGTGTGCACGGGCTCCGGCTGCATCGCCATCAGCATCGCGGCGGAGCGGCCCCAGGCGACGGTGCTGGCCACGGACCTGTCCAAGGACGCGTGCGCGCTGGCGCGTGAGAACGCGCAGGCCCTGGGCGTGGCGGAACGCGTGAGCGTGCTGGAGGGCGACCTCTTCGCTCCCCTGCCCCCGGGGGAGACGTTCCGGGTGGTGGTGTCGAACCCGCCGTACATCGACTCGGGCGACATCGCCGGGCTGTCCCCGGAGGTGCGGCGCGAGCCCCGGCTGGCGCTGGATGGCGGGCCGGACGGGCTGGCCGCGCTGCGCCGGGTGATTCAGGGCGCCCGGCGGGTGCTGGAGCCTGGCGGACTGCTTGCATTGGAGATGGGGGAGACCCAGGGCAGCGCCGTCCTGGAGCTCCTGCGGGCCGCGGGGTACGCGGACGCGCGCGTGGAGAAGGACCTGGAGCGGCGTGAACGCATGGCGTTCGGGACACAGCCCGCGGCCTGA
- the prfA gene encoding peptide chain release factor 1 — translation MIDKLEEVERRFERLTADLSNPDILADTAKLQKVSKERAALEKLVETFRGYRKVLADLNEVEAWLSSADPDEKAYAKEALPGLKAQREEFEASLKILLLPKDPNDEKNVILEIRAGAGGDEAALFAEEVMQMYLRYADRRGWKADILDMSAGNAGGVKDATVTLSGDAVFSNLKYESGVHRVQRVPATETQGRIHTSTITVSVMPEAEDVDVQINPADIEMQVMRSTGAGGQSVNTTDSAVRLIHKPSGIVVKCQQEKSQGKNRAMALRMLRAKLYDMEQERIRNERDSMRRGQVGTGDRSEKIRTYNFPQDRLTDHRIGLTVHNLPAIMVGNVDEVITACRTHYQAEALKAQTGGGRPPSES, via the coding sequence ATGATTGACAAACTGGAAGAGGTCGAGCGCCGTTTCGAGCGGCTCACGGCCGACCTGTCGAACCCCGATATCCTCGCCGACACGGCGAAGCTCCAGAAGGTGTCCAAGGAGCGCGCCGCACTGGAGAAGCTCGTGGAGACGTTCCGCGGCTACCGCAAGGTGCTGGCGGACCTCAACGAGGTGGAGGCGTGGCTGTCCAGCGCCGACCCCGACGAGAAGGCCTACGCCAAGGAGGCCCTGCCCGGCCTGAAGGCGCAGCGCGAGGAGTTCGAGGCGTCGCTGAAGATCCTCCTGCTGCCCAAGGACCCCAATGACGAGAAGAACGTCATCCTGGAGATCCGCGCGGGCGCGGGCGGCGACGAGGCGGCCCTCTTCGCCGAAGAGGTCATGCAGATGTACCTGCGCTACGCGGACCGCCGGGGCTGGAAGGCGGACATCCTGGACATGAGCGCGGGCAACGCCGGCGGCGTGAAGGACGCCACGGTGACGCTGTCCGGCGACGCGGTGTTCAGCAACCTGAAGTACGAGTCCGGGGTGCACCGGGTCCAGCGCGTGCCGGCCACGGAGACGCAGGGCCGCATCCACACCTCCACCATCACCGTGTCGGTGATGCCGGAGGCGGAGGACGTGGACGTGCAGATCAACCCCGCGGACATCGAGATGCAGGTGATGCGCTCCACGGGCGCCGGTGGCCAGAGCGTCAACACCACGGACTCCGCGGTGCGCCTCATCCACAAGCCGTCCGGCATCGTGGTGAAGTGCCAGCAGGAGAAGAGCCAGGGGAAGAACCGCGCCATGGCCCTGCGCATGCTGCGCGCGAAGCTCTATGACATGGAGCAGGAGCGCATCCGCAACGAGCGCGACTCCATGCGCCGCGGCCAGGTGGGCACGGGCGACCGCAGCGAGAAGATCCGCACCTACAACTTCCCGCAGGACCGGCTCACCGACCACCGCATCGGCCTCACCGTGCACAACCTGCCGGCCATCATGGTGGGCAACGTGGACGAGGTGATTACCGCCTGCCGCACGCACTACCAGGCGGAGGCCCTCAAGGCGCAGACGGGCGGCGGGCGGCCCCCCAGCGAATCATGA
- a CDS encoding CapA family protein, whose product MRHAALLLLLSLAACHPRPVTPSGPPPGLEPSTGAEGPPREAPSATPAGSTTGHPAGQPTPPAPARPVTLVVGGDVTVGYHYEEYFDDQVAKGKTREEMFAYGFREVMPIVDSGDLFVVNLECPYTDSTEKLPKNFNFRARPELVNVLTAGRVGVVSLANNHMMDYGAQGLLDTLTSLEAARIPFFGAGRTLAEARRPAVLTVGGLKVAFLGYFFLGTRNIEPQAVYATDTTPGVAGHFSDVEVMERMLREDIAAAKAQADLVLPFFHWGIEGNTTPEPYQVRLAHAAIDAGAAGVLGSHPHVLQSMELYQGRPVLYSLGNFVFGGNWNPRDKRSVLWRARFDSTGYLSSDVLPLRTDRYPEFPVQPVPVTGAEAEGVMTLLRTASQGTQGLERMLPALEPTEAGGAGSPPPPSSSVRGGQ is encoded by the coding sequence ATGCGCCACGCCGCCCTGCTGCTCCTGCTGTCGCTCGCCGCCTGTCATCCCCGCCCCGTGACGCCCTCGGGGCCGCCCCCGGGACTGGAGCCCTCCACCGGAGCGGAAGGCCCGCCGCGCGAGGCCCCGTCCGCCACGCCGGCCGGGTCCACTACCGGACACCCCGCCGGGCAGCCGACCCCTCCCGCCCCTGCCCGCCCGGTGACGCTGGTGGTGGGCGGCGACGTGACGGTGGGCTACCACTACGAGGAGTACTTCGACGACCAGGTGGCCAAGGGGAAGACGCGCGAGGAGATGTTCGCGTACGGCTTCCGCGAGGTGATGCCCATCGTGGACTCGGGCGACCTGTTCGTCGTGAACCTGGAGTGCCCGTACACGGACAGCACGGAGAAGCTGCCCAAGAACTTCAACTTCCGCGCGCGGCCGGAGCTGGTGAACGTGCTCACCGCGGGCCGCGTGGGCGTGGTGAGCCTGGCCAACAACCACATGATGGACTACGGCGCGCAGGGGCTGCTGGACACCCTCACCTCCCTGGAGGCCGCGCGCATCCCCTTCTTCGGCGCGGGCCGCACCCTGGCGGAGGCGCGCCGTCCGGCGGTCCTCACCGTGGGGGGCCTGAAGGTCGCGTTCCTGGGCTACTTCTTCCTGGGCACGCGCAACATCGAGCCGCAGGCGGTCTACGCCACGGACACCACGCCGGGCGTGGCGGGGCACTTCTCCGACGTGGAGGTGATGGAGCGGATGCTGCGCGAGGACATCGCCGCGGCGAAGGCGCAGGCGGACCTGGTGCTCCCCTTCTTCCACTGGGGCATCGAGGGCAACACCACCCCGGAGCCGTACCAGGTGCGCCTGGCGCACGCGGCCATCGACGCGGGGGCGGCGGGAGTGCTGGGCAGCCACCCGCACGTGCTCCAGTCCATGGAGCTGTACCAGGGCAGGCCGGTGCTCTACTCGCTGGGCAACTTCGTGTTCGGCGGGAACTGGAACCCCCGGGACAAGCGCAGCGTCCTGTGGCGGGCGCGCTTCGACTCCACGGGTTATCTCTCCAGTGACGTGCTGCCCCTCAGGACCGACCGCTACCCCGAGTTCCCCGTCCAGCCGGTGCCCGTGACGGGTGCCGAGGCCGAAGGGGTGATGACGCTGCTGCGCACCGCGTCGCAGGGGACGCAGGGGCTGGAGCGGATGCTCCCGGCGTTGGAACCGACGGAAGCAGGGGGAGCAGGGAGCCCACCGCCCCCCTCCTCCAGCGTGAGAGGGGGGCAGTAG
- a CDS encoding tetratricopeptide repeat protein: MAREKDNIALSDEHNTRGIELADRGWLDEAIKEFRKAIDLDPTSAHAHDNLATVYAEKKQFRDALAEYLTALKLEPESATAHYNLACFLSTHASEMAVEEYKEAIELDPEYPDAHLNLGLTYADQGRVEEAMRELHSAIELDPQDAFPRHELAALMMDEGDYRSSITQLKEVVRLEPDNFEAQLDLGICYAQKGFYAEAERAYERARALNPDDLLLNYNLAALYALWGRPKDAVQYLQKALAADRQKVLGWLSADPMFDVLKGDPDFEALF, encoded by the coding sequence ATGGCCCGGGAAAAGGACAACATCGCTCTGTCCGACGAGCACAACACCCGCGGCATCGAGCTGGCGGATCGCGGCTGGCTGGACGAGGCCATCAAGGAGTTCCGGAAGGCCATCGACCTGGACCCCACGTCGGCGCACGCGCACGACAACCTGGCCACGGTCTACGCGGAGAAGAAGCAGTTCCGCGACGCGCTGGCGGAGTACCTCACCGCGCTCAAGCTGGAGCCGGAGAGCGCCACCGCGCACTACAACCTGGCCTGCTTCCTCTCCACCCACGCCAGTGAGATGGCCGTGGAGGAGTACAAGGAAGCCATCGAGCTGGATCCGGAGTACCCGGACGCCCACCTGAACCTGGGCCTCACGTACGCGGACCAGGGGCGGGTGGAGGAGGCGATGCGCGAGCTGCACTCCGCCATCGAGCTGGACCCGCAGGACGCCTTCCCCCGGCATGAGCTGGCGGCGCTGATGATGGACGAGGGCGACTACCGCTCCTCCATCACCCAGCTGAAGGAAGTGGTGCGGCTGGAGCCGGACAACTTCGAGGCGCAGCTGGACCTGGGCATCTGCTACGCGCAGAAGGGCTTCTACGCGGAAGCGGAGCGTGCCTACGAGCGCGCCCGGGCGCTCAACCCGGACGACCTCCTGCTCAACTACAACCTGGCGGCGCTGTACGCGCTGTGGGGCCGTCCGAAGGACGCCGTCCAGTACCTGCAGAAGGCGCTGGCCGCGGACCGGCAGAAGGTCCTGGGGTGGCTGTCCGCGGACCCCATGTTCGACGTGCTCAAGGGCGATCCGGACTTCGAAGCCCTCTTCTGA
- a CDS encoding hemolysin family protein: MEWVFLGLALLLVVANGFFVATEFAIVKIRATRLQSLVDEGTPGAGMALKMVGELDAYLSATQFGITLASLGLGWLGEPAFEHLLHPVMEKVLPEAVAAKYGTTAAGIIGFSIITFLHIVMGELAPKSVAIQRAEQTTLAVALPMRAFYFLFYPAIRLLNWLAGLVLKAVGLHSASETHEATNEEELRVILHSSAQAGAITTARAELLERALEMAQKTARQVMVPRNQMRYLDLEEALDKNVIDARASGHTWLPVCRGNLDEVEGVVNVKDLFFLLSRGELRSLSQVQRPVLFIPENATLEQLLAEFRRRRRQIALVVDEHGGTSGLVTIADVVAEVVGDVAELGRRVEEVRALPGGRFELPGTAQLDDLEAQLDVNFDLNDDEKGEVTTIAGYLMTKLGRVPEKGDSLKLDMWRILVEEVDGPRVVRVTVEPQSRPTAVPKDGASRPSEPPAPSGETG; this comes from the coding sequence ATGGAATGGGTTTTCCTGGGGCTGGCGCTGCTGCTGGTCGTCGCGAACGGTTTCTTCGTGGCGACGGAGTTCGCCATCGTGAAGATCCGCGCCACGCGCCTGCAGTCCCTGGTGGACGAGGGCACGCCCGGCGCGGGCATGGCCCTGAAGATGGTGGGCGAGCTGGACGCGTACCTGTCCGCCACCCAGTTCGGCATCACGCTCGCGTCGCTGGGCCTGGGCTGGCTGGGTGAGCCCGCCTTCGAGCACCTGCTGCACCCGGTGATGGAGAAGGTGCTGCCGGAGGCGGTGGCCGCGAAGTACGGCACCACGGCGGCGGGCATCATCGGCTTCAGCATCATCACGTTCCTGCACATCGTGATGGGGGAGCTGGCGCCCAAGAGCGTCGCCATCCAGCGCGCGGAGCAGACGACGCTCGCGGTGGCGCTGCCCATGCGCGCGTTCTACTTCCTCTTCTACCCGGCCATCCGGCTGCTCAACTGGCTGGCGGGGCTGGTGCTCAAGGCGGTGGGCCTGCACTCCGCCAGCGAGACGCACGAGGCCACCAACGAAGAAGAGCTGCGCGTCATCCTGCACAGCTCCGCGCAGGCGGGCGCCATCACCACGGCGCGCGCGGAGCTCCTGGAGCGCGCGCTGGAGATGGCCCAGAAGACGGCGCGGCAGGTGATGGTGCCGCGCAACCAGATGCGCTACCTGGACCTGGAGGAGGCGCTGGACAAGAACGTCATCGACGCGCGTGCGTCCGGGCACACGTGGCTGCCGGTGTGCCGCGGCAACCTCGACGAGGTCGAGGGCGTGGTGAATGTGAAGGACCTGTTCTTCCTCCTGTCGCGCGGCGAATTGCGCAGTCTGTCCCAGGTGCAGCGGCCGGTGCTCTTCATCCCGGAGAACGCCACGCTGGAGCAGCTGCTCGCGGAGTTCCGCCGCCGGCGCCGCCAGATTGCCCTGGTGGTGGACGAGCACGGAGGCACGTCGGGGCTCGTCACCATCGCGGACGTGGTGGCGGAGGTGGTGGGCGACGTGGCGGAGCTGGGCCGGCGCGTGGAGGAGGTCCGCGCGCTCCCCGGCGGCCGCTTCGAGCTGCCCGGCACCGCGCAGCTGGACGACCTGGAAGCCCAGCTGGACGTGAACTTCGACCTCAACGACGACGAGAAGGGCGAGGTCACCACCATCGCCGGCTACCTGATGACGAAGCTGGGCCGGGTGCCGGAGAAGGGCGACAGCCTCAAGCTCGACATGTGGCGCATCCTCGTGGAGGAGGTGGACGGCCCCCGCGTGGTGCGCGTGACGGTGGAGCCGCAGTCGCGCCCCACCGCGGTGCCGAAGGACGGAGCGAGCCGCCCCTCAGAGCCGCCCGCGCCGTCCGGCGAGACGGGGTGA
- a CDS encoding TapB family protein has translation MVAAAAPAPCPNPWFPMEEGLSLTYRAGRSSELVLATKDVAPAPDGTVKATLAVSLKGRSGQTDLTCDANGVRTGLGGLEGTLLSASGMDVQVVNAEGAAVPAPSVMVMGGTWKNSLSVKLQPPAKKGGLRPIIATTFDKEATVVGEEEVTVAAGTFKALKIKNITTARASRPGAEGRSMESFMWFAPDVGILKLTTDGETNLELLKVDRPNAKVKPASIQGGAKKKAVKPTKG, from the coding sequence ATGGTGGCGGCGGCGGCGCCGGCCCCCTGTCCGAACCCCTGGTTCCCCATGGAGGAGGGCCTGTCGCTGACCTACCGGGCCGGCCGCTCGTCGGAGCTGGTGCTGGCGACGAAGGACGTCGCCCCCGCTCCGGATGGAACGGTGAAGGCCACGCTGGCGGTGAGCCTCAAGGGGCGCAGCGGCCAGACGGACCTCACCTGCGACGCCAACGGTGTCCGCACGGGCCTGGGCGGCCTGGAGGGCACGCTCCTGTCCGCGTCCGGCATGGACGTGCAGGTGGTGAACGCGGAAGGGGCGGCCGTGCCGGCGCCGTCCGTGATGGTGATGGGCGGCACCTGGAAGAACAGCCTGTCGGTGAAGCTCCAGCCCCCGGCGAAGAAGGGCGGCCTGCGCCCCATCATCGCCACGACCTTCGACAAGGAGGCCACGGTGGTGGGCGAGGAGGAGGTCACCGTCGCGGCGGGCACCTTCAAGGCGCTGAAGATCAAGAACATCACCACGGCCCGCGCCAGCCGCCCCGGCGCGGAGGGCCGCTCCATGGAGAGCTTCATGTGGTTCGCGCCGGACGTGGGCATCCTGAAGCTGACCACGGACGGAGAGACGAACCTGGAGCTGCTCAAGGTGGACCGGCCCAACGCCAAGGTGAAGCCGGCGTCCATCCAGGGCGGCGCGAAGAAGAAGGCCGTGAAGCCCACGAAGGGCTAG